The DNA region TGACCCGCCGTCTTCCGCTTCAGCGGTTAGAGGACGGCCAGAACGTCGCTTTCCTTCACGATCAGGTAGTCGTCGCCATCCAGCGAAACCTCGGTCCCGGCGTACTTGCCGTAGAGCACCCGGTCTCCGGTGTTGACTTCCATCGGGATGCGGTCGCCGTCGTCGTTCATGCGGCCGGGGCCCACGGCGACGACGGTGCCCTGCTGCGGCTTCTCCTTCGCGGTGTCCGGAATGTACAGACCACCGCGCATCTCCTCGGTCTCTTCGAGCGGCGCGACGACGATGCGGTCGGCCATTGGGGAGATGTTCAGTTTCGTGTTCGAGGCGGTTGCCATCTTGCCTGTCCCTCCTTGGACCTTCGGTGTTGGGTGATCCTTCCGATGAAAGCCGCGAGGGATCCCGCGGCTGTTAGCACTCTGGGGCAGCGAGTGCTAAGGCGAGCAGAAGATATGAGCGTGGAGCGTCCTGATCAAGTGGCTTCGGACGGACGAGGGGCGCGGCCGCCGAATCGGTCGGCGGGCCGGCCGGGGACGGGCCCGGGGGTTATGAAACCTGCCCCGTACGCCTATCGTACGAGTGGGCCAGAAAGGGAGGTCGACATGTTTCGTGCAGCCGTAGTGCTGGTGGCCGCGGGCGCGGTGGGTCTGTGGGTGACGGGGATCCTCTTCTCCCTCGTCCTGCCCCTCGTGTGGATGGCCGTGAAGGTCGCGATCTTCGTCGCGATTTTCTACCTGGTCGTGCGGATGATCAATCCGGAGTTCGCGAACAAGATGAAGGAGAAGTGCTGCGGCGGCGCCGCTTTCCTCCGCAGGTCCTGAAGCCGGCGGCGAACGTCAGCCGTCGGAGCCGGCGGGCGGTCCGAACAGATAGCGGTCCGCGATCGCCAGGCCGGTGATCGTCAGCGCCGGCTCGATGCGGTCCACAGTGCGGCAGTGCGGCCCCACGACCCGCGCGAGTCCCCCGGTGGCGACGACGAGCGGCTCGCGTTCCCACTCCTCGCCGATCCGCTCCACGATGCCGTCGATCCCCTCCACCACCGAGTAGAACCCACCGCTCAACAGACAGTCCTGCGTGTTGCGGCCGATGACCCGGGCCGGTTTCTCCACGTGGATCTGCGGGAGTTGCGCCGTCGCGCGCGCGAGCTGGTCCGTGCCGGCCGTGGGCCCGGGCGCGATGACGCCGCCCACGAAGACGCCATCGGCCGTAATGCAGTCGAAGGTCGTCGCCGTCCCGAGGTCCACGACGATCGTGTCGCGGCGGTAGAGTTCCGCCGCGGCGAGCGTGTTCGCGATGCGGTCGGCGCCGACCTCGAGGGGATGGTCGACGTCGAGCCGGACGGGGATGGGAGAGCCGCCGTTGAGGAAGCGCAGCGGGGCATCGAGGACGCCGCCGACCGCGAGCCAGACGCGGTGCAGCGCGGGGACGACGGAAGCGACGACGATCCGCTGCGGAGCCGGCAGGTCGCAGGCCCCGAGGAGTCCCCGGAGCTGGAGTCCGATCTCGTCCGCCGTTCGGCGGCGGTCCGTCGCGATCCGCCAGCTGTGCACGGGGGTGAGATCCTCGAACCACCCGAGGACGGATTCGGTATTCCCGATGTCTACCGTGAGGAGCATGAGATCAGCTTCCGCCGAGAGCGATGGAGCCCGCGACGACGCGCCGCAGGGCGCCCCCGCGTGGCCGCAGCAGGAGGGCGCCGTCCGGGGCGATGCCCGCCGCCAGGCCGATGGCGGGTGCGCGGTCCGAGAGCCGGTGCTCGACCCAGCGGTTCTTCAGCCAGTCGAGGCGATCGAGTTCATCGAGCGAGGCCGCATCGAGTGAGGTCGGGACGCGCGGAAGCCGGCGCTCGAGTCCCGCCACCACCGCATCCGCGACGTCGACGAGAGGCACCGGACCCACGCAGTCGGCGAGGGCCACCGCTCCCTCCACGTCGTCCGGCAGCCGGCCGGCATCGACGTTGATGCCGACGCCTACGATGAGGAACACGTCCTTGCCGCCGTCGCGGGTCGTCTCCGCCAGGATGCCGCCGAGCTTCCGCTCGCGCGCCATGAGGTCGTTGGGCCACTTCACGGCCGACGCGAGGCCGGGGAAGCGCCGGTTGAGTTCGCGCGCGAGATCGACGCCCGCCACGACCGTCAGGAGCGGCGGGATCGTGACCGCACGCGGGCGAAACACCATGCTCAGATAGAGGCCGGCTCCTGCCGGAGATGTCCAGCCGCGGCCCGCCCTTCCCCGCCCCGCCGTCTGCTCGTCGCAGAGCACGATCGTGCCGGACGACGCCCCGGCTTCCGCAAGTTCGCGGGCGAGGTCGTTCGTCGAAGAAACGCGGTCGAAGGCGAAGACCGACTCCCGGTTCCAGCGCCCGCGCAGCGCGGCG from Candidatus Palauibacter polyketidifaciens includes:
- the groES gene encoding co-chaperone GroES, which encodes MATASNTKLNISPMADRIVVAPLEETEEMRGGLYIPDTAKEKPQQGTVVAVGPGRMNDDGDRIPMEVNTGDRVLYGKYAGTEVSLDGDDYLIVKESDVLAVL
- a CDS encoding type III pantothenate kinase; translation: MLLTVDIGNTESVLGWFEDLTPVHSWRIATDRRRTADEIGLQLRGLLGACDLPAPQRIVVASVVPALHRVWLAVGGVLDAPLRFLNGGSPIPVRLDVDHPLEVGADRIANTLAAAELYRRDTIVVDLGTATTFDCITADGVFVGGVIAPGPTAGTDQLARATAQLPQIHVEKPARVIGRNTQDCLLSGGFYSVVEGIDGIVERIGEEWEREPLVVATGGLARVVGPHCRTVDRIEPALTITGLAIADRYLFGPPAGSDG
- a CDS encoding biotin--[acetyl-CoA-carboxylase] ligase gives rise to the protein MTDVGATMLADEAKGWAGESVAALRGRWNRESVFAFDRVSSTNDLARELAEAGASSGTIVLCDEQTAGRGRAGRGWTSPAGAGLYLSMVFRPRAVTIPPLLTVVAGVDLARELNRRFPGLASAVKWPNDLMARERKLGGILAETTRDGGKDVFLIVGVGINVDAGRLPDDVEGAVALADCVGPVPLVDVADAVVAGLERRLPRVPTSLDAASLDELDRLDWLKNRWVEHRLSDRAPAIGLAAGIAPDGALLLRPRGGALRRVVAGSIALGGS